Proteins from a genomic interval of Phenylobacterium sp. LH3H17:
- a CDS encoding TonB-dependent siderophore receptor has protein sequence MAGVAALALSPRHAWAETDQAVASMAAVEISGVTVTGRRDAYDAKQISTATKTDTPLRDVPQSVTVITQELMSDQAMQSMADVVRYVPGVTMGQGEGHRDAPTIRGNSSTADFFVDGVRDDVQYYRDIYNAQRVEFLKGPNAMIFGRGGGGGVINRVTKQAGWDPRREVKLEVGSHDHKRLTADLNQPLSAQLAGRLNVLYEDSGNFRDHVSLERWGIAPTLTYLPNDRLALRVAYEHFEDDRVVDRGIPSFQGRPSRAPVETFFGAPRLSYATARVDALSAAAEYEIGEGLTVSSNLVYASYDKFYQNVLPGAVNAAGAQVTITGYNSPTERENLFNQTDLIWKTQTGSIKHTLLVGAEFGVQETDNFRSTAYFNGTATSILVPFASPTILNGDIAFRQSATDADNHVTAKVAAVYLQDQIELTPQFQVILGLRYDSFDLDFENHRNGDRLSRTDDLVSPRAGVVYKPIDAVSLYASYSKSFLPSSGDQFSSLTATSRTLEPEEFENYEVGLKWEIRPDIILTAAAYQLDRDNTTARDPNNPALTVQTGSQRTKGFELGVSGRINEVWEVVGGFAWQDAEITSATTAANPGQKVALTPRHTLSLWNKFQVTQDWALGLGLIHQDKMFAAIDNAVILPGFTRVDAAVFYDVTGSLKLQVNVENLLDEAYYPTSHGNNNIMPGAPRTVRASLAARF, from the coding sequence ATGGCCGGCGTCGCGGCGCTGGCGCTCTCGCCGCGGCACGCCTGGGCCGAGACCGACCAGGCCGTCGCCTCCATGGCTGCCGTGGAGATCTCGGGCGTCACTGTGACGGGCCGCAGGGACGCCTACGACGCCAAGCAGATTTCCACCGCCACCAAGACCGACACGCCCCTGCGCGACGTCCCGCAATCGGTGACGGTGATCACCCAGGAGCTGATGTCGGACCAGGCGATGCAGAGCATGGCCGACGTCGTCCGCTACGTTCCCGGCGTCACCATGGGCCAGGGCGAAGGCCACCGCGACGCCCCCACCATCCGGGGGAATTCCAGCACCGCCGACTTCTTCGTCGATGGGGTGCGCGACGACGTCCAGTATTATCGCGACATCTACAACGCCCAGCGGGTCGAGTTCCTCAAGGGCCCCAACGCCATGATCTTCGGCCGCGGCGGCGGCGGCGGCGTGATCAACCGCGTGACCAAGCAGGCCGGCTGGGACCCTCGGCGCGAAGTGAAGCTGGAAGTCGGCTCCCACGACCACAAGCGACTCACCGCAGACCTGAACCAACCGCTGAGCGCCCAGCTCGCGGGCCGGCTCAACGTGCTCTACGAGGACTCCGGGAACTTCCGCGACCACGTTTCGCTGGAGCGATGGGGGATCGCGCCGACCCTCACCTATCTTCCCAACGACCGGCTCGCGCTGCGCGTCGCCTATGAGCATTTCGAGGACGACCGGGTCGTCGACCGAGGCATCCCGTCATTTCAGGGCCGCCCGTCGCGTGCGCCCGTCGAGACCTTCTTCGGCGCGCCGAGGCTCAGCTACGCCACGGCGCGGGTCGACGCGCTGAGCGCCGCGGCAGAGTACGAGATCGGCGAGGGCCTGACGGTCAGCAGCAACCTGGTCTACGCGAGCTACGACAAGTTCTATCAGAACGTGCTGCCCGGCGCGGTGAACGCCGCTGGCGCCCAGGTCACGATCACGGGCTACAACAGCCCGACCGAACGGGAGAACCTGTTCAACCAGACCGACCTGATCTGGAAGACCCAGACCGGTTCGATCAAGCACACCCTGCTGGTGGGCGCCGAGTTCGGGGTCCAGGAGACCGACAACTTCCGCAGCACCGCCTACTTCAACGGGACCGCGACCTCGATCCTGGTGCCGTTCGCCAGCCCGACGATCCTCAACGGCGATATCGCGTTCCGGCAGAGCGCGACGGACGCCGACAACCACGTCACCGCCAAGGTGGCCGCGGTCTATCTCCAGGACCAGATCGAGCTCACGCCGCAGTTCCAGGTCATTCTCGGGTTGCGCTACGACAGCTTCGACCTGGACTTCGAGAACCACCGCAACGGCGACCGGCTGAGCCGCACCGACGACCTGGTCTCGCCGCGGGCGGGCGTGGTCTACAAGCCCATCGACGCCGTCTCGCTCTACGCCAGCTATTCGAAGTCCTTCCTGCCGAGCTCAGGCGACCAGTTCTCGTCCCTGACCGCGACCTCCAGGACCCTGGAGCCGGAAGAGTTCGAGAACTACGAGGTGGGCCTGAAATGGGAAATTCGTCCCGATATCATCCTGACCGCGGCCGCCTATCAGCTCGACCGTGACAACACCACCGCGCGCGACCCGAACAATCCCGCCTTGACCGTGCAGACGGGCAGCCAGCGCACCAAGGGCTTTGAGCTCGGCGTCAGCGGCCGGATCAACGAGGTCTGGGAGGTGGTCGGCGGCTTCGCCTGGCAGGATGCCGAGATCACCAGCGCCACCACCGCCGCCAACCCTGGTCAGAAGGTCGCCCTGACCCCCAGGCACACGCTCTCGCTGTGGAACAAGTTCCAGGTGACTCAGGACTGGGCCCTTGGATTGGGCCTGATCCACCAGGACAAGATGTTCGCGGCTATCGACAACGCCGTGATCCTGCCCGGCTTCACGCGCGTCGACGCGGCGGTGTTCTACGACGTCACAGGCAGCCTCAAGCTGCAGGTCAATGTCGAGAACCTGCTGGACGAGGCGTACTATCCGACCTCCCACGGGAACAACAACATCATGCCGGGCGCGCCGCGCACGGTGCGCGCCTCCCTGGCCGCCAGGTTCTGA
- the cysQ gene encoding 3'(2'),5'-bisphosphate nucleotidase CysQ: MSNELGAALADICEEAAALILPLWKSGLTVFSKADESPVTEADRQGEALIVARLTALYPDTPVISEEDASEFGTPDAIGPRFFLVDPVDGTKAFVRGDPNFTVNIGLIEHGRPVAGAVCAPATNETWFTADGKAMKRQAGGAARPVSVRPWPTGAAVALVSHTMGEETVARLTRQYGFDLREPMDSSIKFCRIAEGAADIYPRHGPTMEWDVAAGHAVLEAAGGTVTTPEGETFHYGKALEGFRNGWFVAKGG, encoded by the coding sequence ATGAGCAACGAACTCGGCGCGGCCCTGGCCGACATCTGCGAAGAGGCCGCCGCCCTCATCCTGCCCCTGTGGAAATCTGGCCTCACCGTCTTCTCGAAGGCCGACGAGAGCCCGGTCACCGAGGCCGACCGCCAGGGCGAGGCCCTGATCGTCGCGCGGCTGACCGCGCTCTATCCCGACACGCCGGTAATCTCCGAGGAGGACGCCAGCGAATTCGGCACGCCCGACGCCATCGGCCCGCGATTCTTCCTGGTCGATCCGGTGGACGGCACCAAGGCCTTCGTGCGCGGCGACCCCAACTTCACCGTCAATATCGGCCTGATCGAACATGGCCGCCCGGTCGCCGGGGCGGTCTGCGCGCCCGCCACCAACGAGACCTGGTTCACGGCGGACGGCAAGGCCATGAAGCGCCAGGCCGGCGGCGCCGCCCGGCCCGTGAGCGTGCGGCCCTGGCCCACAGGCGCGGCCGTCGCCCTGGTCAGCCACACCATGGGTGAGGAGACCGTCGCCAGGCTCACCCGGCAGTACGGCTTCGACCTGCGCGAACCGATGGATTCCTCGATCAAGTTCTGCCGGATCGCCGAGGGCGCGGCCGACATCTATCCGCGTCACGGGCCGACCATGGAGTGGGACGTGGCCGCCGGCCACGCGGTGCTGGAGGCCGCGGGCGGGACCGTGACCACACCGGAAGGCGAGACCTTCCACTATGGCAAGGCCCTGGAAGGCTTCCGCAACGGCTGGTTCGTCGCCAAGGGCGGCTAG
- a CDS encoding DUF3553 domain-containing protein: protein MSGPDPFLEPGVLVRHPTLDDWGLGQVQSVAGAKVTVNFENMGKQVIDSTVITLVFVGDDPREAR, encoded by the coding sequence ATGAGCGGTCCCGATCCCTTCCTGGAGCCCGGCGTGCTGGTGAGGCACCCGACCCTGGACGACTGGGGCCTGGGCCAGGTGCAGTCGGTGGCGGGAGCCAAGGTGACAGTGAACTTCGAGAACATGGGCAAGCAGGTGATCGACTCGACCGTCATCACCCTGGTCTTCGTCGGCGACGATCCGCGCGAGGCCCGATGA
- the chpT gene encoding histidine phosphotransferase ChpT, whose amino-acid sequence MTHVDTPAPAEPPAPPKTAEVAAYLAARMCHDFISPASAIVSGLDLLDDPSAQDMKEEAMGLIQGSARKLADLLSFSRVAFGASASAETFDARELAKLAGGLFHHMRAELDWQVEPPAVNKPAARTLLNLAQMAGAALPTGGVARIRAVAEAGGGMAIAVEAVGPKARLRPEVLRGLQGEGPGEGLHGHWVQAYYTHLFVGDAGGRIFADVTEEKVTFAATIPG is encoded by the coding sequence ATGACGCACGTCGACACCCCCGCCCCCGCCGAACCCCCGGCCCCGCCGAAAACAGCCGAAGTGGCGGCCTATCTCGCCGCGCGCATGTGTCACGACTTCATAAGTCCGGCCAGCGCCATCGTCTCAGGGCTCGACCTCCTGGATGATCCCAGCGCCCAGGACATGAAGGAAGAGGCCATGGGCCTCATCCAGGGCTCGGCGCGCAAGCTCGCCGACCTGCTGTCCTTCAGCCGCGTGGCCTTCGGCGCCTCGGCCTCGGCCGAGACCTTCGACGCCCGCGAACTGGCCAAGCTGGCGGGCGGGCTGTTCCATCACATGCGCGCCGAACTGGACTGGCAGGTGGAGCCGCCGGCGGTGAACAAGCCCGCCGCGCGCACGCTCCTGAACCTGGCCCAGATGGCCGGCGCGGCCCTGCCGACCGGCGGCGTGGCCCGCATCCGTGCGGTGGCCGAGGCCGGCGGCGGCATGGCGATCGCCGTCGAGGCTGTCGGCCCCAAGGCGCGGCTGCGCCCCGAGGTCCTGCGCGGCCTGCAGGGCGAGGGGCCGGGCGAAGGCCTGCACGGCCACTGGGTCCAGGCCTATTACACCCACCTGTTCGTCGGGGACGCCGGCGGGCGGATTTTCGCCGACGTGACCGAGGAGAAGGTCACCTTCGCCGCCACGATCCCGGGCTGA
- a CDS encoding VOC family protein → MFDHLSVGVRDLAAAKTFYDAFFAPLGCANAWAADNELAYGPGGATRDFWLYPVEGDRVAGLGTHIAFTADSRLAVDKAYAAALASGATSVRASGPHPDIGPDYYGCVLLDPDGNKLEIVAGTMH, encoded by the coding sequence ATGTTCGATCACCTCTCCGTCGGCGTCAGAGACCTCGCCGCGGCGAAGACCTTTTACGACGCCTTCTTCGCCCCGCTGGGCTGCGCCAACGCCTGGGCCGCCGACAACGAGCTGGCCTATGGACCGGGCGGCGCGACCCGCGACTTCTGGCTCTATCCGGTCGAAGGCGATCGCGTGGCCGGCCTGGGGACCCACATCGCCTTCACCGCCGACTCGCGCCTTGCCGTGGACAAGGCCTATGCCGCCGCGCTGGCGTCGGGCGCCACCTCGGTCCGCGCCTCCGGCCCGCACCCGGACATCGGCCCCGACTATTACGGCTGTGTGCTCCTCGATCCCGACGGCAACAAGCTGGAGATCGTCGCGGGGACGATGCACTGA
- a CDS encoding phosphotransferase family protein produces the protein MQAPELQRAVAAAISTAKGLGLHVDDAVVLHNSNKLALCLQPCDSFARVAPMAGQVAHFEVELAGRLAEIESPAAALEPRVPPRVYERAGFAITLWTYYAPVTPGVAPADYADALCRLHAGMRTIEITAPHFTDRVAEAQELVADRGRTPDLAEADRQLLSGMLNSLRRTIVDRGAAEQLLHGEPHPGNVLGTKIGPLFIDLETCCFGPIEFDLAHVPEAVIEHYPDVDRALLSECRALVLAMVAAWRWDADDQFPNGRQWAEHFIDTLRKGPPWPSLEAMARQLEGHG, from the coding sequence TTGCAGGCCCCTGAACTTCAGCGTGCGGTGGCCGCGGCCATCTCGACCGCCAAGGGCCTTGGCCTCCACGTCGACGACGCGGTCGTTCTTCACAACTCAAACAAGCTCGCCCTGTGCCTACAACCGTGTGACTCATTTGCCCGGGTCGCGCCCATGGCGGGACAAGTGGCGCACTTCGAGGTCGAGCTTGCCGGGCGGCTTGCCGAGATCGAGAGTCCTGCAGCGGCTCTCGAACCTAGGGTTCCGCCGCGTGTCTACGAGCGCGCCGGCTTCGCGATTACGCTTTGGACCTACTACGCGCCCGTGACGCCGGGCGTCGCGCCGGCCGACTATGCAGATGCGCTTTGCCGTCTGCACGCCGGCATGCGGACGATCGAGATCACGGCCCCACACTTCACCGACCGCGTCGCGGAAGCCCAGGAACTCGTGGCGGACCGGGGCCGAACACCGGACCTCGCCGAGGCAGACCGGCAACTTCTCAGCGGCATGTTGAACAGCCTCAGGCGAACGATCGTCGATCGCGGCGCAGCGGAGCAGTTGCTTCACGGCGAACCGCACCCGGGGAACGTGCTGGGAACGAAGATCGGGCCGCTATTCATCGACCTTGAGACCTGTTGTTTCGGGCCGATAGAGTTCGACCTGGCTCACGTGCCTGAGGCGGTCATCGAGCACTATCCGGATGTGGATCGGGCGTTGCTGAGCGAGTGCCGCGCCCTCGTACTCGCGATGGTCGCGGCGTGGCGTTGGGATGCCGACGACCAGTTCCCGAACGGCCGACAGTGGGCCGAACACTTCATCGACACCCTGCGCAAGGGCCCGCCATGGCCGTCGCTTGAAGCCATGGCTAGGCAACTTGAGGGGCATGGCTGA
- a CDS encoding glutathione S-transferase family protein, whose protein sequence is MITVWGGQTSRSIRVVWVLEEMGLPYRVRQVDMLAAEQDPEFLAINPADYIPAIQDGDVAMVESIAIMEYLMGRYGPTPLAPAPSDPTFPAYQQFLHLGEAGLATLMMPVVVSRFIAPEAERENWGATWCLKSFQKRLKLVSQRLAHSPYLAGETFTAADISVTYALNLGLRHCDVTLSDAERAYLARTTGRDAYKRAMERSHEGVNT, encoded by the coding sequence ATGATCACCGTGTGGGGCGGACAGACTTCCCGATCGATCCGGGTCGTCTGGGTGCTGGAGGAGATGGGCCTTCCCTATCGGGTGCGGCAGGTGGACATGTTGGCCGCCGAGCAGGACCCCGAGTTCCTGGCGATCAACCCCGCTGATTACATCCCGGCGATCCAGGACGGCGACGTCGCCATGGTCGAGTCGATCGCCATCATGGAATACCTGATGGGCCGCTACGGACCGACGCCGCTGGCGCCGGCGCCCAGCGATCCGACCTTCCCTGCCTACCAACAGTTCCTGCACCTGGGCGAGGCCGGACTCGCGACCCTGATGATGCCGGTCGTCGTCAGCCGCTTTATCGCTCCTGAGGCCGAGCGTGAGAACTGGGGCGCGACCTGGTGTCTGAAGTCATTTCAGAAGCGGCTGAAGCTGGTCAGCCAACGGCTTGCCCACTCGCCCTACCTCGCCGGCGAGACCTTCACCGCCGCCGACATCTCGGTGACCTACGCCCTGAACCTGGGCCTGAGACACTGCGACGTCACCCTGAGCGACGCCGAACGGGCCTACCTCGCCCGCACCACGGGCCGCGACGCCTACAAGCGCGCCATGGAGCGTTCGCACGAAGGGGTGAACACCTAA
- a CDS encoding amidohydrolase family protein, with translation MHRLMAGISAIVLGLAAASGAAAQPAKVTVIHAGALLDRPGQAPRGASTLVIRGGKVESVRDGFVAPETGAELVDLKDQFVLPGLIDMHVHIFNDDDKLRARIEGANRDIEDNMVIGIDNARRTLEAGFTTIRDLGSDIRSVTALRDGINSGLLAGPTIVPAGRAIAITAGHADGSNNLNRDLAEIARARADNVCNGPEDCRRAVRSQIGQGAEVIKFTATGGVNSNIAGGLGRQMFDDEMKAIVDTAHMFNRKVAAHAHGTDGIIAALNAGVDSIEHGTFGTKETDALFKKTGAYFVPTMLAPQAALSQARAGSRSKATLEKAEIAGRAAMDNHRRAIASGVKIAFGTDTGVSSHGDNGKEFALMVSVGMSPAEAIKSATVTAAELLDRSTTLGTLEPGKDADIIAVAKSPLTDVAELERPTFVMRRGVVHKLAGQRQAFPAD, from the coding sequence ATGCATCGTCTAATGGCCGGTATCTCGGCGATCGTCCTTGGCCTGGCCGCCGCGAGCGGCGCGGCCGCCCAGCCGGCCAAGGTCACGGTGATCCACGCCGGCGCCCTGCTGGACCGCCCGGGCCAGGCGCCGCGCGGCGCCTCCACCCTGGTGATCCGTGGCGGCAAGGTGGAGTCGGTCCGCGACGGATTCGTCGCCCCGGAGACCGGAGCGGAACTGGTCGACCTGAAGGACCAGTTCGTCCTGCCGGGCCTGATCGACATGCACGTCCACATCTTCAACGACGACGACAAGCTGCGCGCCCGGATCGAGGGGGCGAACCGCGACATCGAGGACAACATGGTGATCGGGATCGACAACGCCCGGCGCACCCTGGAGGCCGGCTTCACCACCATCCGCGACCTGGGCTCCGACATCCGCAGCGTCACGGCCCTGCGCGACGGGATCAATTCCGGCCTGCTGGCGGGGCCCACCATCGTGCCGGCCGGGCGCGCGATCGCCATCACCGCGGGCCATGCTGACGGCTCCAACAATCTCAACCGCGACCTGGCCGAGATCGCCCGCGCCCGGGCGGACAACGTCTGCAACGGCCCCGAGGACTGCCGCCGCGCGGTGCGCTCCCAGATCGGCCAGGGCGCCGAGGTGATAAAGTTCACCGCCACCGGCGGGGTCAATTCCAACATCGCCGGCGGCCTGGGCCGCCAGATGTTCGACGACGAGATGAAGGCCATCGTCGACACCGCCCACATGTTCAACCGCAAGGTCGCCGCCCACGCCCACGGCACGGACGGCATCATCGCGGCGCTCAACGCCGGGGTGGACTCCATCGAGCACGGCACCTTCGGCACCAAGGAGACCGACGCCCTGTTCAAGAAGACCGGGGCCTATTTCGTCCCGACCATGCTGGCGCCCCAGGCTGCGCTTTCGCAGGCCCGGGCGGGCTCGCGCTCGAAGGCCACGCTGGAGAAGGCCGAGATCGCCGGGCGCGCCGCCATGGACAACCACCGCCGCGCCATCGCGTCCGGGGTGAAGATCGCCTTCGGCACCGATACCGGCGTCTCCTCGCACGGCGACAACGGCAAGGAGTTCGCCCTGATGGTCAGCGTGGGCATGAGCCCGGCCGAGGCGATCAAGTCCGCCACCGTTACCGCCGCCGAACTACTGGACCGTTCGACCACCCTGGGAACCCTGGAGCCCGGCAAGGACGCCGACATCATCGCCGTCGCCAAGAGCCCGCTCACCGACGTCGCCGAGCTGGAACGCCCGACCTTCGTCATGCGCCGCGGCGTGGTCCACAAGCTGGCCGGCCAGCGCCAGGCGTTTCCGGCGGACTAG
- a CDS encoding VOC family protein — protein MPQQISLIALVVADYDEAVAFYVEKLGFTLTSDVPQGDGKRWVVVTPPGSACGLLLAKAVNDAQAARIGDQTGGRVGLFLSTDDFARDHAAMSAAGVRFLEAPRHEPYATVAVFQDLYGNRWDLLQPA, from the coding sequence ATGCCCCAGCAGATCAGCCTCATCGCCCTGGTGGTCGCCGACTATGACGAGGCCGTCGCCTTCTATGTGGAGAAGCTGGGCTTCACGCTCACCTCCGACGTTCCCCAGGGCGACGGCAAGCGCTGGGTGGTGGTCACCCCGCCGGGCTCTGCCTGCGGCCTGCTGCTGGCCAAGGCGGTCAACGACGCCCAGGCCGCGCGGATCGGCGACCAGACGGGCGGCCGGGTGGGCCTGTTTCTCAGCACCGACGACTTCGCCCGCGACCACGCCGCGATGAGCGCGGCCGGCGTGAGGTTCTTGGAGGCGCCACGCCACGAACCCTACGCCACCGTGGCGGTCTTCCAGGATCTCTACGGGAACCGATGGGATTTACTGCAACCGGCCTGA
- a CDS encoding TauD/TfdA family dioxygenase: MAGLKIRKIAGALGAEISGVDLSQDLSDATIAEIRAAFVTHQVIFFRDQALTPERQLAFGRRFGPLNIHPYVAGMDAHPEVMEIVKEPEDRVNFGGGWHSDMSFLEHPSIGSILYAVELPSFGGDTLFASQAAAYDALSPGLKKTLETLNAVHSAGREYSAQGHSAQSRKTMKVVEAEGAVGEFVHPVVKVHPETGRKALYVNPAFTMRIEGWSRRESKALLDFLFEHSRYEAFTCRFAWAPGSVAFWDNRSVWHFALNDYPGERRHMRRVTVDAWPSEVARTSAAQVSEPAE; encoded by the coding sequence ATGGCCGGTCTCAAGATCCGTAAAATCGCCGGAGCGCTCGGCGCCGAGATCTCCGGGGTCGATCTCTCGCAGGACCTGTCGGACGCCACGATCGCCGAGATCCGCGCGGCCTTCGTCACCCACCAGGTGATCTTCTTCCGCGACCAGGCCCTGACGCCGGAGCGGCAACTGGCCTTTGGCCGCCGGTTCGGGCCGCTGAACATCCACCCCTATGTGGCCGGCATGGACGCCCATCCGGAGGTGATGGAGATCGTCAAGGAGCCTGAGGACCGGGTCAATTTCGGCGGCGGCTGGCACTCCGACATGAGCTTCCTGGAGCATCCTTCCATCGGCTCGATCCTCTATGCGGTTGAGCTGCCCTCGTTCGGCGGCGACACCCTGTTCGCCAGCCAGGCGGCCGCCTACGACGCCCTGTCGCCGGGGCTGAAGAAGACCCTGGAGACCCTCAACGCCGTCCATTCGGCCGGCCGGGAATATTCCGCCCAGGGCCACTCGGCCCAGTCGCGCAAAACCATGAAGGTCGTCGAGGCCGAGGGCGCGGTGGGCGAGTTCGTCCATCCGGTGGTCAAGGTCCACCCGGAAACCGGCCGCAAGGCGCTCTATGTCAATCCGGCCTTCACAATGCGAATCGAGGGCTGGAGCCGGCGGGAGAGCAAGGCCCTGCTGGACTTCCTGTTCGAGCATTCCCGCTACGAGGCCTTCACCTGCCGGTTCGCGTGGGCGCCGGGTTCGGTGGCCTTCTGGGACAACCGCTCGGTCTGGCATTTCGCGCTCAACGACTATCCCGGCGAGCGGCGGCACATGCGCCGGGTGACGGTCGACGCCTGGCCGTCGGAGGTGGCCAGAACCTCAGCCGCGCAAGTCTCAGAACCGGCCGAGTAG
- a CDS encoding SDR family NAD(P)-dependent oxidoreductase, with product MSDARINPNGSLKGKVALVTGASRGIGESIAARLAMEGASVVVSARTASDGESRLPGTLADTVDRINKAGGKAAFVKADLAQAIERERLVEEAEATFGPIDILINNAAITYFIPVEEFPEKRFKLMMEVQVYAPFHLAQLVLPGMKARKQGWIVNISSPAGIHPKQPYRGGRGGTVYGMCKAALERFTTGLASEVYDDGIAVNVVSPGLVDTPGVAVHGLINEATKDRVQPIEFISEAVYRLASGDPKTMTGRVEYAEPFLKELGVKPSELV from the coding sequence ATGAGCGACGCCCGCATCAATCCGAACGGAAGCCTGAAGGGCAAGGTGGCCCTGGTCACCGGCGCCAGCCGCGGTATCGGCGAATCCATCGCCGCGCGCCTGGCCATGGAGGGCGCCAGCGTGGTGGTCTCGGCCCGCACCGCCTCGGACGGCGAGAGCCGCCTGCCCGGGACCCTGGCCGACACGGTCGACCGCATCAACAAGGCCGGCGGCAAGGCCGCCTTCGTCAAGGCCGACCTGGCCCAGGCGATCGAACGGGAACGGCTGGTCGAGGAGGCGGAGGCCACCTTCGGGCCCATCGACATCCTCATCAACAACGCCGCCATCACCTATTTCATCCCCGTGGAGGAGTTCCCGGAGAAGCGCTTCAAGCTGATGATGGAGGTGCAGGTCTATGCGCCCTTCCACCTGGCCCAGCTCGTCCTGCCGGGCATGAAGGCCCGCAAGCAGGGCTGGATCGTCAACATCTCCTCGCCGGCGGGCATCCACCCGAAACAGCCCTATCGCGGCGGCCGCGGCGGCACGGTCTATGGCATGTGCAAGGCGGCGCTGGAGCGCTTCACGACCGGCCTGGCCTCGGAAGTCTACGACGACGGCATCGCGGTCAATGTGGTCTCGCCGGGCCTGGTCGACACCCCCGGCGTGGCGGTGCACGGCCTGATCAACGAGGCCACCAAGGACCGCGTCCAGCCCATCGAGTTCATCTCGGAGGCGGTCTATCGCCTGGCCTCCGGCGATCCCAAGACCATGACCGGCAGGGTCGAATATGCCGAGCCGTTCCTCAAGGAGCTGGGCGTCAAGCCGTCGGAACTGGTGTGA
- a CDS encoding nuclear transport factor 2 family protein — MRRLLTAGLFAPLLIAAAPAPDMDVRSAAKAFDQAQLTGDKAALERFLAQDFVIVRGSGKHADRADFIAGWLTPGMTFEPLTILDPVFVPLGPQAAIVGGRVELRGSENGKPFVERFHYSDVFAWRDGRWQVVFVQVTPTPAP; from the coding sequence ATGCGCCGCCTGCTGACCGCCGGTCTCTTCGCGCCACTGCTGATCGCGGCCGCGCCCGCGCCCGACATGGACGTCAGGTCCGCCGCCAAGGCCTTCGATCAGGCCCAGCTCACCGGCGACAAGGCGGCGCTGGAACGGTTCCTGGCCCAGGACTTCGTCATCGTCCGGGGATCGGGCAAGCATGCGGATCGCGCCGACTTCATCGCCGGCTGGCTGACGCCGGGCATGACCTTCGAACCCCTGACCATCCTCGACCCGGTCTTCGTGCCCCTGGGCCCGCAGGCCGCCATCGTCGGCGGCCGCGTGGAGCTGCGCGGGAGCGAGAACGGCAAGCCGTTCGTCGAGCGGTTCCACTATTCGGACGTGTTCGCCTGGCGCGACGGCCGCTGGCAGGTAGTCTTCGTCCAGGTGACCCCGACGCCGGCGCCCTAG